In the genome of Populus trichocarpa isolate Nisqually-1 chromosome 6, P.trichocarpa_v4.1, whole genome shotgun sequence, one region contains:
- the LOC18109881 gene encoding 50S ribosomal protein 5 alpha, chloroplastic produces MALLVSVPISSSSSLYGVSSTRVTLGLPSCRLPIGVLSKSFDGICLSTPVGKGLMKVKALSDSKGTSPDSGQPVSESDDEEEDVVLDKIPLDSKLQLKLEHKMKMKLGKKIRLRSKKLDRKRGMRKRGQWPPSKVNKLKNV; encoded by the exons ATGGCTCTTCTTGTCTCTGTACCAAtttcctcttcatcttctttataTGGCGTTTCATCAACCAGGGTCACTCTTGGTCTCCCAT CTTGCAGGTTACCCATTGGTGTACTCTCAAAGTCTTTTGATGGAATTTGCTTAAGCACCCCCGTGGGAAAGGGTTTAATGAAAGTTAAGGCGTTGTCTGACAGTAAGGGGACAAGTCCAGATAGTGGGCAACCTGTGTCTGAAAGTGATGATGAAGAGGAGGATGTGGTTCTTGATAAAATTCCTTTGGATTCAAAGCTGCAGCTGAAGCTTGAGCacaagatgaagatgaagttgGGGAAGAAGATAAGGCTTAGGAGTAAGAAGCTTGATCGGAAGCGAGGGATGAGGAAGAGGGGACAGTGGCCACCATCAAAAGTAAACAAGTTGAAGAATGTCTAA